A genomic segment from Perca fluviatilis unplaced genomic scaffold, GENO_Pfluv_1.0 PFLUV_unplaced_scaf_14, whole genome shotgun sequence encodes:
- the LOC120555062 gene encoding mucin-5B-like isoform X1 — protein sequence MIQLLSVAIVAGLFFESNQQTARGSDLVLLPKPGCWTDWFDRDDPSGTGDWETLSDLRNEYPGKICSKPVDIEARTLSGLTVAAAGDVIYVSDTTTGFVCRNQDQPRIKMCNDYSVRFSCPSFCKVCWTQWYNRDAPSGTGDWETLTNLRTENPGQICDSPLSIEAVTTDTLTPALSTGQTFFIYNQNEGLVCRNTDQKSGLCRDYKVRFGCPC from the exons ATGATCCAGTTG CTGAGCGTAGCCATTGTTGCAGGATTGTTCTTTG AAAGCAACCAGCAGACAGCCAGAGGGTCTGACTTAGTTTTACTCCCTAAACCAG GATGCTGGACAGACTGGTTTGACAGAGATGACCCCTCTGGAACTGGAGACTGGGAAACCCTCTCTGATCTTCGCAATGAGTACCCAGGAAAGATCTGCTCTAAACCAGTAGATATTGAGGCGAGAACTCTATCTGGACTCACTGTGGCTGCAGCAGGTGATGTGATTTATGT AAGTGACACCACTACAGGATTTGTCTGCAGGAACCAGGACCAACCCAGGATTAAGATGTGTAATGATTATAGTGTTCGTTTCAGCTGCCCTTCTTTCTGTAAAG TGTGCTGGACCCAGTGGTACAACCGGGACGCTCCCAGTGGAACAGGGGACTGGGAGACTTTGACTAACCTGAGGACAGAAAACCCAGGACAAATCTGTGACAGCCCACTGTCCATTGAGGCTGTTACCACTGACACATTGACCCCAGCCCTCTCCACAGGGCAGACCTTCTTTAT TTACAATCAAAATGAGGGATTGGTTTGCCGCAATACGGACCAGAAATCTGGCTTGTGCCGTGACTACAAAGTTCGGTTTGGGTGCCCATGCTAA
- the LOC120555062 gene encoding mucin-5B-like isoform X2 translates to MIQLLSVAIVAGLFFESNQQTARGSDLVLLPKPGCWTDWFDRDDPSGTGDWETLSDLRNEYPGKICSKPVDIEARTLSGLTVAAAGDVIYVSDTTTGFVCRNQDQPRIKMCNDYSVRFSCPSFCKVCWTQWYNRDAPSGTGDWETLTNLRTENPGQICDSPLSIEAVTTDTLTPALSTGQTFFIYNQNEGLVCRNTDQKSGLCRDYKVRFGCPC, encoded by the exons CTGAGCGTAGCCATTGTTGCAGGATTGTTCTTTG AAAGCAACCAGCAGACAGCCAGAGGGTCTGACTTAGTTTTACTCCCTAAACCAG GATGCTGGACAGACTGGTTTGACAGAGATGACCCCTCTGGAACTGGAGACTGGGAAACCCTCTCTGATCTTCGCAATGAGTACCCAGGAAAGATCTGCTCTAAACCAGTAGATATTGAGGCGAGAACTCTATCTGGACTCACTGTGGCTGCAGCAGGTGATGTGATTTATGT AAGTGACACCACTACAGGATTTGTCTGCAGGAACCAGGACCAACCCAGGATTAAGATGTGTAATGATTATAGTGTTCGTTTCAGCTGCCCTTCTTTCTGTAAAG TGTGCTGGACCCAGTGGTACAACCGGGACGCTCCCAGTGGAACAGGGGACTGGGAGACTTTGACTAACCTGAGGACAGAAAACCCAGGACAAATCTGTGACAGCCCACTGTCCATTGAGGCTGTTACCACTGACACATTGACCCCAGCCCTCTCCACAGGGCAGACCTTCTTTAT TTACAATCAAAATGAGGGATTGGTTTGCCGCAATACGGACCAGAAATCTGGCTTGTGCCGTGACTACAAAGTTCGGTTTGGGTGCCCATGCTAA
- the LOC120555061 gene encoding mucin-5B-like, with the protein MIQLLSVAIVAGLFFESNQQTARGSDLVLLPKPGCWTDWFDRDDPSGTGDWETLSDLRNEYPGKICSKPVDIEARTLSGLTVAAAGDVIYVSDTTTGFVCRNQDQPRTKMCNDYSVRFSCPSFCKVCWTQWYNRDAPSGTGDWETLTNLRTENPGQICDSPLSIEAVTTDTLTPALSTGQTFFIYNQNEGLVCRNTDQKSGLCRDYKVRFGCPC; encoded by the exons ATGATCCAATTG CTGAGCGTAGCCATTGTTGCAGGATTGTTCTTTG AAAGCAACCAGCAGACAGCCAGAGGGTCTGACTTAGTTTTACTCCCTAAACCAG GATGCTGGACAGACTGGTTTGACAGAGATGACCCCTCTGGAACTGGAGACTGGGAAACCCTCTCTGATCTTCGCAATGAGTACCCAGGAAAGATCTGCTCTAAACCAGTAGATATTGAGGCGAGAACTCTATCTGGACTCACTGTGGCTGCAGCAGGTGATGTGATTTATGT AAGTGACACCACTACAGGATTTGTCTGCAGGAACCAGGACCAACCCAGGACTAAGATGTGTAATGATTATAGTGTTCGTTTCAGCTGCCCTTCTTTCTGTAAAG TGTGCTGGACCCAGTGGTATAACCGGGACGCTCCCAGTGGAACAGGGGACTGGGAGACTTTGACTAACCTGAGGACAGAAAACCCAGGACAAATCTGTGACAGCCCACTGTCCATTGAGGCTGTTACCACTGACACATTGACCCCAGCCCTCTCCACAGGGCAGACCTTCTTTAT TTACAATCAAAATGAGGGATTGGTTTGCCGCAATACGGACCAGAAATCTGGCTTGTGCCGTGACTACAAAGTTCGGTTTGGGTGCCCATGCTAA